Proteins encoded within one genomic window of Hevea brasiliensis isolate MT/VB/25A 57/8 chromosome 8, ASM3005281v1, whole genome shotgun sequence:
- the LOC131182524 gene encoding histidine-containing phosphotransfer protein 2-like produces MATRASLNEQLLEIINYMEQEGIVDHHFKLARSLKEEISPFFFAELIPTYCSDARITIKELTDTLEQLEVDYYQLDELCLKLKGGTSCLGACRMARACAEFRRAIDEKSKDGCVTALSMIKQEFLILQDNLDNILEVHMHYFL; encoded by the exons ATGGCAACTCGAGCATCCTTGAATGAACAACTTCTGGAGATTATCAATTATATGGAACAAGAA GGTATAGTGGATCACCACTTTAAGTTGGCCCGCTCTTTAAAGGAGGAAATTAGTCCTTTCTTTTTTGCAGAGTTGATTCCCACCTACTGCTCTGATGCACGAATCACCATCAAAGAGTTGACTGATACATT AGAACAACTTGAGGTTGATTATTATCAATTGGATGAACTATGCTTGAAACTTAAAGGGGGCACGTCATG CCTTGGTGCTTGTCGCATGGCACGTGCATGTGCCGAATTTCGTCGTGCTATTGATGAAAAATCTAAGGATGG GTGTGTCACAGCATTGAGTATGATCAAACAAGAGTTTTTAATCTTACAGGACAATTTGGATAATATTCTTGAGGTACATATGCACTATTTCTTATAA